taggcacacacaaaaaacaaaaaatgacttaggcgattattttaacaatgtgaCGATATGTGTTTTCgtccttgtgtgtcttttttggtcattttgtgtcttttctggtaattttgtgtcttttttttatcattttgtggtcaatttgtgtctttttttttataattttgtggtcaatttgtgtcttttttgctaattttgtctttttttgtcattttgtgtcttttttggtcattttgtgtctttttttttggtcattttgtgtcttttttcagacaatttgtgtctttttggtcattttgtttcttttttgagtcattttgtgtcttttttgggtcattttgtgtcttttttgggtcattttgtgtctttttttggtcaatttgtgtatttttatggtcattttgtggtcaatttgagtccttttttgcctaattttatgtattttttgggtcattttgtgtcttttttttaatatgatgcACATTCATATACTtggtaaaaaggtgtttaattATCAGTTGGGAATTTGACAACATACTTTTGATTTCATTATTTCCGGAATGCACCTGAACGCATCACAACAAATTATGACAGTACCTTTTCACATGGTCGCGAGACCATCACAACACCATGCGAAGGATGGCGGAGATTCAGCCCACACAGGAGAAAAGGTGCGTTTTCCTgctaaaacacttttattttaaattgccttCATATCGTGGTTTGttatgtgagtttgtgtgttgtttctcCGTAAGAATACCGTCCGTCCAACTTAAATTGTTTTCTTGAACTAGTGCTGAATCTCTCAGTAGTAACTTATTGGCTTTCTTTACAAACATAACCGAACACAACCCAAACCTCCGTTAACATTGACTCCCTGTTACTTTCAAATATCCCAATAACGTTGAATTACTAGTTAAAATTGATCAATATGATCTTGGGTACAAAGTGTTCGACTAGGCAGATCTGTGTGTTCTAATGGGGGAAAACAACCTTATTTAACTCGTTCATGAACTatcagcctgtctgtctgttcagaacaaggttattatagttaactaaaactaacgaaataacgaaaactagaattgaaaaaacattttcgttaactgaaataaaaataaaaactagagtttttaaaaaaaccataactaactgaaactgtattgtgtggttacaaaactaactaaaactaactaaaattatagtgaaaatgtccttagttttcgtttttgtcaacttttttcattcataattcagtgtttctatttgaacatgcaacacatggtgaatatgtttactgagactgggatgtttacactagaaccaaaattcaaaacagttaataaccttattgtggctgagatgataaaccaaaggaaataaaggcaaaatttattatgaccactttgaatctggcacccaacacatagcccattacaaaaaaactaaaactaacactaaaactaataaaaactaaactaaaactaagcatttaaaaaaaataaaaactaaactaaaactagcaaactcactcttaaaactaactaaaactagctgaatttgaaaacaaaaattcacaacaaaattaaaacaaaaactaatgaaaaatccaaaactattataaccttggtacacaATATTTgatttgtgatttgttttgGTGTAAATGTTTCTTGACGCATTTAATACATGCCGAATTGATCAGTGGCTATTAGAAATTACTGTAATGTTCTTAAGTCATATTTTCCTAACTCAGCATGTCAACAATTTAACAATCAAGCAATTTAACAATCaagcaacattttttaatgacatttggTATAAAGATCTCACAATACAAACTATATATCCgggattttctttatttactctTTGCATGAtgtcaattttttcccccagggACTTTCAAGAAAGTACTGTATAGATTGCACACACAGCACTGATAGCAGTGCTATCATATGGTCAAAGTTCAAATTATAGTTTGCCTTTTGTCTGTGTTGCATGTAAATTATGTGTTCTTTCTGCCTGCTTGTGCATTTCTGCTGCTCTGAATGAATCACAGCTCCTGGATTTCAAGTTGGCTTCCCTCTTGGTGTCCCACTTCACCTTCTCACCTGAAAGATGCAGAGGAAAAAATGCTCAAGAGTAAGTGAACCACTGATGGAAACCTGAGTGGTTTTCAGTCACAAAAGGGTTTGGTGTATTTGTTATTTaacacagctattctcaaccttggggtcccgaccctaattggggtcgtgagatgatttctgggggtcgccaaatcattttggaagtcagctctgtctccactgtgttaaagtgttcacgtgttaatgtgttttcgtccttttgtgtcttttttggtcattttgtgtcttttctggtaattttgtgtctttttttatcattttgtggtcaatttgtgtcttttttttttatcattttgtggtcaatttgtgtcttttttggtcattttgtgtctttttttggtcattttgtgtcttttttggtcattttgtgtcttttttttggtcattttgtgtctttttttagacaatttgtgtctttttggtcattttgtttcttttttgagtcattttgtgtcttttttgcgtcattttgtttcttttttgggtcattttgtgtcttttttttggacattttgtgtcttttttggtcaatttgtgtatttttttggtcattttgtggtcaatttgagtccttttttgcctaattttatgtattttttgggtaattttatgtctttttttgatctgaactgtgcccgtgaaattctgttcagtgagtgggggtcacagacaacatgcatgttaaattgggggtcgcgactcaaaaaggttgagagccACTGATTTAACAGACACAAATCAGTCTAATTTCCTCTGCTTATCCTCTCTCGCCCCCATTATACTCCCCTGAACTGCAGGTGTGAAGCGTCCTTTCTCCAGGCAGCACGTCAGGATATCAGACAGCAACTATCTGTGGACCATCGCTTTTTCCACTCAGCCGCAGCCACGGTCCCCGTCCGAGCCCCCTGCCCAGACCAGGACCCCTCTGGTTCTGCTTCATGGCTTTGGAGGAGGGGTTGCCCTTTGGGCCCAAAACCTGGACTCTCTCTCCAGCAGTGGACCAGTCTACACCCTGGACCTGCTGGGCTTCGGCAGGAGCAGCCGACCCCAGTTCAGCACGGACCCCGAGGGGGCTGAGGAGCAGTTTGTGGTGGCCCTGGAGGAGTGGAGGGAGAAGGTGGGCCTGGAGGAAATAGTGCTGCTGGGACACAACCTCGGGGGATACCTGTCTGCCGCCTACACACTCAAATACCCACACAGGTGCTTTGgtgcattcatttaaaaagtatCTTCAGGATTACTTTATATCATGCTcagatttcttctttttctaaGTGTAAACTTAGTCCCGCTTGTTATAAATTCCCTTTGTGACCAGCAAATACACCCAAATATTAATCTGTTAATTTGattagattattattgttgatttaaccctttgatgcacaacatatggacaacccttctaatgcacaacatgggtcaaaaatgactcattcatccaaatgtgatttaaaattaaatgacctaatactataatattagtaatttgtttcaaatagttactttccacactcatatatttcatatatttaacatgtttatgtatcattttgtcacacatacagtgtatctggaaggttttcacagcgcttcactttttccaattttttttatgtttcagccttattccaaaattgattaaattcatttttccttaaaattatacacacaatacccccataatgacatttttgacccatgctgtgcattggaagagtagtgatacaaaaagggtttttattcaaaaagtaagaaatgaaaacaaaaaattaggatgtatgatgatcaaaaacaagttgatttaggaaaacctggaatactgaatgatgaaattaatttattgcaaagatatagaaaattaaaaactcagtcgggtcactttagacccatgttgtgcatcaaagggttaaacaggtTAATAATTTATTCAGGCACTTTTTAGTTCAGTCTGTTTGAGTCGGGCAGTTTACAGGGCAGCTATGTTTACGTTCGGGGGTCCGTAGAATCAGTATGTGttgaacaatgtgtgtgtgtgtaccaaggttataatagtttgggatttttcattagttttagttttaatttcgttgtcaatttttatttttaaattcagttaattttaattagtttttagagtgagtttgctagttttaattagtttttatttttgggaaaatgcttagttttagtttagtttttattagttttagtgttagttttagttttttgtaatggggtatttgtcgTAATGAATGTtgccttttttccctttgtctgatccatctcagccccagtaatttattaaatcagaaaaaccaaacaaatgaaatagatttcatatcaaccaaaaaggtttacgtctgaaaaaagttgacaaagacgaaaacgaaggacattttcactataattttagttagttttagttagtttcgtaacctcacaatacagtttcagttagttatcattttttttaaaaactctcactttatttttatttcagttaacaaaaatgttttttcaattctagttttcgttattttgttttcgttaactataataaccttggtgtgtacTGACCTGCTACTGAGAAAGTTTAATATAAAGAAGTTAAAGTCAAAACGGAGTCCCAGCACAACACTTCCCCCCTATAGTTCTTTAATACCGCTATTATCAAATCTCCAAAGTCTGAAATCgttgtgttcactgttttttgtACATATTTTGTCACACTCTACCATCTGCTGTATAAGCTGCAACCCCCATAAATGaaaatttagtgttttcattcatcaagtaactgcgtgtgtgtgtttgcagggtaAAACATCTGCTGCTGGTGGAGCCATGGGGGTTCCCAGCACGTCCCGACAACCCCAACCACAGCTCCATCCCAGTGTGGATCAGAGCCATGGGGGCTGTTATGAGCCCCTTCAACCCTTTGGCTGGACTCAGACTGGCTGGGCCTCtaggtcaacacacacacacacacacacacacacacacacacacacacacacacacacacacacacccaatgctaacaaacatttagaaaaaatggTACACTCAGATGTTTTCTTCCTTCTATTTCATATTCAGTATACCCTTTAGCATAcccttaacccattaaagcctggaaagcggatatgtcgttttgtagtatttgtagtttttttcccacctattttcagtctcttggccaatgaaatgcatcagaatacatgtgggagtgtcgcgatgcaacatgagacttttccagaactttggaatcatcaccaaaaaatgacacaaaatgaccaaaaaaagacaaattatttttttttaaaaagtcacagaattacccaaaaaaagactcaaaattattaaaaaagacacaaaattaccaaaaaagacacagaattacaaaaaagacacaaaattaccaaaaaaaaagacacaaaattattaaaaaagacacaaaattaccaaaaaagacacaaaattaccaaaaaaaaagacaaaattattgaaaaagacacaaaattaccaaaaaaaagacgcaaaattaccaaaaaagacacagaattaccaaaaaagacacaaaattaccaaaaaaaagacacaaaattaccaaaaaagacacagaattaccaaaaaagacacgaaattaccaaaaaaaagaaaaaattattaaaaaagacacaaaattaccaaaaaagacacagaattaccaaaaaatacacaaaattaccaaaaaaaagacacaaaattattaaaaaagacacaaaattaccaaaaaagacacagaattaccaaaaaatacacaaaattaccaaaaaaaagacaaaattattaaaaaagacacaaaattacaaaaaaaaaagacacagaattacccaaaaaatacagttactaaaaaaaaaaattccaggcattttaggcctaaatgggttaaagggaTATTCAGATTTGTACTCCTGTGGACGGGTGGCAGCAGCAAACGTATTTTAGGTGCCTGGAACAAATCAATATAAGTTTAAGTGTACGCtgtgtttagtatttttttaccACATTTTTGTAAGACAGCCCTGTTAAGAAGCCATTCTCCctacaaagccaccagactccactgacaaaaatgcaaattttaCCTTGCAAAACAGAGGAGTTGTCTCAGTCATTTAGTCTGTATGTCTTATTGTGTGACTGTCATaaacctttaaaacaccaaattcaaacaataacacaaactaactgactgaagcagcagtagaccagcaactcctgtgttctgaaGGTAAAattgctctttttttccccaaagaagtctttgaagagagcatagataatgCCTTCGCCTTGCTGGtattcctgcctgcttctccaaattgGGGCCACACATTTTAActatacatttaattgaatcaGTGtataatgcagtagttctcaacctttttgagtcgcgacccccaatttaacatgcatgttgtccgcgacccccgctcactgaacagaatctcacatgcacagttcagatcacccaaaaaagaaacaaaattacttaaaaaaggaaacaaaatgaccaaaaaagacacaaattgaccacaaaatgatcaaaaaagacacaaaatgaccaaaaaagacacaaaatgaccagaaaagacacaaaatgaccaaaaaagacacaaaatgacccaaaaaaagacacaaaatgacccaaaaagaaacaaaatgacccaaaaaaagaaacaaaatgacaaaaaaagaaacaaaatgaccacaaaatgatcaaaaaaagacacaaaatgacaaaaaaacccacacaaaatgacaaaaaaatacacaaaatgaccaaaaaaaaaagacattaagtgaccaaaaagactaaaacacattaacacatgaacactttaacacagtggagacaaagctgacttccaaaatgatttggcgacccccagaaatcatctcgcgaccccaattggggtcccgaccccaaggttgagaatagctggtttaatGGACCATGTTTGGGCTGACTGTACCACTTccttttaaaaatggttttcAACACAACAAATCCATTCCTGCAACCACTTTTGCTTTCGTAACACCAGAAGGATTTTGCAACTGCATGCCTTGTGTTGTCATCGCTCTCGTTGTTTTCTCCTGACTGAAGAAGCTGAACACGAATTTTCCCTCACTTCTCTTTCTATCATCTGATTTTGCAAGCACATCTAAAAAACTCCATCtctgtttgtaacaaaaataacaataaaggcaATGATGCAATGGCTATAAAGCACAGCATCATACTTTTGGTTGAGTATGTTTTGCACAAAACATGAAATGAGCTGTAGATGTTGAAATAGATTTCTAGTTTtcttggctgttttttttttgcagttaatGTACTAATATGTGGAAGTTAATCTCTCTTCTCTCAGGTCCAATGCTGGTCCAGACAACCAGGTCTGATTTCAAGCAGAAATACTCTTCTGTGTTTGAAGACAACACAGTATCTGACTACATCTACCATCTGAATGCCCAGTCTCCAAGGTAAGAAACTTTCAAAGCTGAATAAATGCAGCTACTTTATTTGTCTCATCATCCCATttgtcagctgtggttgccaaaattacagtgagtgggttttctactgtaaatttaaatgtaaatatcagcaaaaactgtaatctaGACTGAAtagtcctgttatttttagggttattgtgtcattcattcacatatcatggtatttctccataaatttagcatgaaaatgttatatttttacagcaaaactgtgtgtttcttccagtcgatgacagaaaaaagtaaaagttttgtgctattctttgatttacggtaattaaaagtgtctagtgtctatttacgccctatttctgatgtatttgacagtgttttactgttatttctacaaacatttttttacagtgtacattatttctctgtgtttcagcGGAGAAACAGCCTTCAGCAACATGACCATTCCCTATGGCTGGGCTAAGAGGCCCATGCTGGAAAGAATCAGCCAAGTCCAGGCTGACATTCCCATTTCCTTCATTTATGGATCACGCTCCAGCATTGACAGTGACTCCGGATACGCGTTCAAGAAAACCAGACCAGATGTGCAAATCAAGGTAGTTTCTGTAAAATAGTTTTTAACATTGGTAAACAGATGATCATGAGAAAGTGGAAAGATGTTTCAAGACTGGCTTACAGAGTTAGGCAAAGTAGCTGCTTTTGAAAGGATATCCTATAGTATGACAAATTAtattgataaatataatgagaaaTGGGGACTGTTTTTAAGACTATATTCTTTACAGGGTAGCTAAAATGTATCTGCATACACTGATCAGTATGGGCTGTTCTTGGGGGTCTGGCATGGAAATGAAGGTGGAGGTGgtgacttttccagaactttgaaatcatcaccaaaaaaagacacaaaatgaccaaaaaggacacaaaattaccaaaaaaagacaaattatttttttaa
This genomic interval from Centropristis striata isolate RG_2023a ecotype Rhode Island chromosome 14, C.striata_1.0, whole genome shotgun sequence contains the following:
- the LOC131984733 gene encoding 1-acylglycerol-3-phosphate O-acyltransferase ABHD5-like, giving the protein MRRMAEIQPTQEKSSWISSWLPSWCPTSPSHLKDAEEKMLKSVKRPFSRQHVRISDSNYLWTIAFSTQPQPRSPSEPPAQTRTPLVLLHGFGGGVALWAQNLDSLSSSGPVYTLDLLGFGRSSRPQFSTDPEGAEEQFVVALEEWREKVGLEEIVLLGHNLGGYLSAAYTLKYPHRVKHLLLVEPWGFPARPDNPNHSSIPVWIRAMGAVMSPFNPLAGLRLAGPLGPMLVQTTRSDFKQKYSSVFEDNTVSDYIYHLNAQSPSGETAFSNMTIPYGWAKRPMLERISQVQADIPISFIYGSRSSIDSDSGYAFKKTRPDVQIKVIRGAGHYVFADQPDDFNQTVLQILAKTEKRSQDEGTKE